DNA from Thermomicrobium roseum DSM 5159:
CCGTGCTCCGCAGCGGGCGGAAGGGCACGCGTCGTCGGGTAACCAGCCGCGAGCCAAGCCCGAAGGCCGCCGTGCAGCAGGCGTACTCGCCGAAAGCCGATCGCGTGAAGAAACCACAACCAGCGGCAGGCGGCCCGCCCGTCGCCACGCTCGTAGACGACGACTTCGTCGTCAGGATCGAGCCCGATACGCTGGACGAGTTGGCTCCGTCGGGGCTCGCCGACCAACATCCCGTACACCTCGTTGTGAATTTCCATCGTATCTTGCCACCAGACGTGACGAGCCCCGGGAATATGCCCGGCATGGTACTCGTGGAGCCGGCTGGCATCGAGGATGACGAGCGAGCGCTCCCCGATCCGGTCAGCTAGTTCCGGTGCCTCGATCAGGAGTCGCCCACCAGGATACTGCTCGGCCGGAGCCAGGGAGCGTTGCGCGCGCGTCTGCCGGCAGGCAGACAGCCCCAATACCGCGAGACCAGCGATCACGAGCCCTCGCCGGGTCGTCCGCATGCTCCGCGCCGCCATCGCTCCGCGAGCCGGTCTCGCGCCCATGCACGAGACCGGCAAGGGGAGATGCCTCCTCCTTGCCAGTCTCGATCATACCGAGGCTTTACTGGATCGCGTAATCGATCGAGACAGTCACGACGATCGTTGCTTCCCCGGCCGGAACGGCCTTGGCTTCCGGACCACCCGCGCCGACCGCCGGCACCGGAACCGGTGGCGAACTCGTCGACTCGACGATGCGCAGCGGCGCGCCGAGGGCGACACCACTCAGCTGGGCGAGTTGGGCTGCCTTCTCGCGGGCATCGCGAACCGCGAGCTCGCGTGCTTGCCGCAGCGCCGCGGCAGGGTTGGAAACCGAAAAGCTGATATTGGTCACCGCATTGGCACCAGCTTGGACGGCGCGGTCGAGGAGGTCACCGGTCCGCTCGACCGGTTGCAGTTGCACCTCGACGAGATGCGTCACGCGGTAACCGATCACCGGCGTCGTCGGTTGGTTCCAGTCCCGCTCGACCGACATGCTGTACACCACGGTCTTGACCTTGCTCTCCGGTATGCCAGCCTGGCGAAAGACCGACAGGATCGCCTCCATACGTCGTTGGACTTCACGCTGAGCCGCCGCCGCATCGGGATCGAAGACCTCAGCTCCCAGGGTGAGCGTGGCAGTATCAGGTGGCAGCGAAACGCGCCCTTCACCAGAAACGCTGATCGAACGCTGGACTGTCCCGGTGTCCTGCGCCGCAGCCTGCGGCAGGCGCATGCTCGCCGTACCGCTCAGCACCGCTCCCACCATCACCAGAAGGCCGAGCACGACAGCGAGAGGAACCCAGGTTCTCTGCATCGCTTTCTCCTTTCCGCTCCATGTCTCCGCAGAGATGACGAGCGAGAGGCAGTTTCGGTTCCCGCTCAGCGACGCACGACCGGAAACCGGCGGACCCGCCGGGCAGGTAAGAGAAACCCGAACCAGAATCCAGCGAGCGTGAGAAAAGCGAGGACAACGATACCCACCCAGGCGAGAAGACGAATGGTACGAGGCATTTCCGAAACGGGTTCCTGCTCCGAGGTCGCCGGTACCTTGGCGGTAGCTTCGGTGGCGGCGGCGAACGTACTGCTCGGCGTCTCGCTCGCGAGAATGGCAGGCGTTTGCGACGCGATCCCAGCTGAGCGCATTTCTTCGGTGTTTGGTTGAGCCGCCGGTGCGAGTTCCGCCACTGGTGAGGGGCCGAGCGTGGTCTGCCGGTCCTCGCTGGGCAGGAAACGAGGAGCGGCGACGACCGCAGAGAGAAGGACGACCAAGAGCGTCGCAGCGAGGAGCGTCCCGGCGCGAAGCACTGTGCGATAGCGCCACCACCAGGTTGCCCGTCGAAGGGGCGGGGCATGATTCAGCGCTGCCGCGAAGTCGCGCGGGAGCGGCGGCGCGGGCAAGGAGCGCAACGCCTGGCGAACCGCGCGATACTCCTGCCAGCGGCGGCGACAGAACTCGCATTGGGCGAGATGCGCCGATACCTCCGCATCCGGCTCCTCGCTCGCCAGGAGCGCGAGTCGCTCTTCGTCCAAGTGACTGCTGCGATCGGTCATCGAGAACCGTCACTCACCTTCGATCAGGCGTTCCGGCGACTCACCCTCCCTATCCGGGAGACGACCGCTCAGCCCCAAGAGTTCCCTCGCTCGCGGATCGGACTCCAGCAGCGTGCGCAGACGCATGCGGGCACGCGCCAGGCGCGACTTGACGGTTCCGAGCGGAAGGCCGAGTGTCTGCGCGATCTCCTCGTAGGGCAACCCCTCGACATCGGCGAGCACGACGACCGCTCGTTGCTCGACGGGGAGCGCGGCCAAGGCGGCTTCCAACGCCGCGCGGAGTCCCGCCTGTTCGATACCTGGCTCGGGGACATCGAAAGAAGCATGCTCGCCGGCGTGTTCGAGTGGGACGGTGCGACGTCGCGCACTCGCCCGCAACTGATCGAGGGCAGCATTGTGCGCGATCCGCAGGAGCCAGGCACGCATCGTCGTGCCGCGGAAGTGCTCCAGCGAGAGGAAGGCCCGAATGAAGGTCTCCTGCGCCACGTCTTCAGCGAGGTCAGGATCGCCGAGCAAGCGATAGGAGACGGCGAAGACGAGTCGCTGGTAGCGACGGACGAGTTCGGCGAACGCATCGCGATCGCCGGTCCGTGCCCGAGCTACCAGAAACGCCTCGTCTTCGCTGCCAGACATGCCGAACCACCGGTCCCTTTGCCGGAACGGTACTCGAGGCGACGGTCGTTCGTCCACCCCGACCCCGTACCGCAGTCGCTCCTCGTGCGCAAGGGCCCGGTCACGACGAGGCGAGGTGTGCGGTCGTGTGCGCGACGGAGCACACAGGTGTCGGATCGATGCCTCTGGCGCGAGAGTACA
Protein-coding regions in this window:
- a CDS encoding sulfurtransferase, with the protein product MAARSMRTTRRGLVIAGLAVLGLSACRQTRAQRSLAPAEQYPGGRLLIEAPELADRIGERSLVILDASRLHEYHAGHIPGARHVWWQDTMEIHNEVYGMLVGEPRRSQLVQRIGLDPDDEVVVYERGDGRAACRWLWFLHAIGFRRVRLLHGGLRAWLAAGYPTTRALPPAAEHGTFQPVLHYDVLAELPDVQAALQDPESCLLDNRTDQERRQTWGGRLRLGQIPGAVAVPWRALLAGDPPLAFRPPDELAALYRSVSVQPEQRVIVYGLSSPHAAISYVSLRLLDYPNVRIYDGSWAQWGMLNDLPIEPADVSKP
- a CDS encoding SIMPL domain-containing protein, which encodes MQRTWVPLAVVLGLLVMVGAVLSGTASMRLPQAAAQDTGTVQRSISVSGEGRVSLPPDTATLTLGAEVFDPDAAAAQREVQRRMEAILSVFRQAGIPESKVKTVVYSMSVERDWNQPTTPVIGYRVTHLVEVQLQPVERTGDLLDRAVQAGANAVTNISFSVSNPAAALRQARELAVRDAREKAAQLAQLSGVALGAPLRIVESTSSPPVPVPAVGAGGPEAKAVPAGEATIVVTVSIDYAIQ
- a CDS encoding anti-sigma factor family protein — encoded protein: MTDRSSHLDEERLALLASEEPDAEVSAHLAQCEFCRRRWQEYRAVRQALRSLPAPPLPRDFAAALNHAPPLRRATWWWRYRTVLRAGTLLAATLLVVLLSAVVAAPRFLPSEDRQTTLGPSPVAELAPAAQPNTEEMRSAGIASQTPAILASETPSSTFAAATEATAKVPATSEQEPVSEMPRTIRLLAWVGIVVLAFLTLAGFWFGFLLPARRVRRFPVVRR
- a CDS encoding RNA polymerase sigma factor; translated protein: MSGSEDEAFLVARARTGDRDAFAELVRRYQRLVFAVSYRLLGDPDLAEDVAQETFIRAFLSLEHFRGTTMRAWLLRIAHNAALDQLRASARRRTVPLEHAGEHASFDVPEPGIEQAGLRAALEAALAALPVEQRAVVVLADVEGLPYEEIAQTLGLPLGTVKSRLARARMRLRTLLESDPRARELLGLSGRLPDREGESPERLIEGE